The proteins below come from a single Pirellulales bacterium genomic window:
- a CDS encoding sodium:solute symporter family protein gives MYLVDWFVLVVLLLALLGVGWWCRRYMRSVADFVVVNRKMRKYLGLSTWSAEGVGLITVVYMAEQGFREGLAYVWLTLANMLLYVPLFGILGFGIRRYRATRVQTIPQFHEMRYSRGVRVCVGVALAVGGILNMAVFPILSSRFLVALLDLPTNVNLVGYTCDTAYPIMAVLIAISLALAVSGGMVSVIITDYLQSIILSFSIFFITALIFLKVGLSRITDTMQQVIGERAFNPLAEGGYGVSWIVFFVLSGVLAPLTFPPSTTKLSSADKPDTTRHMALLAGLFQSGRGIIVLLWGVAALAMLGATAPTGVDSDQYARYATATFIREISLPGTLGLCITGLLFAYFTTGNSYSVSWAAIVVNDIVQPLRSKPLEAKSHIWLMRWVIVAIGCFLFFWGIVFDPKESILSYIYLTGAIFTAAGVITFVGLYWRRANAMGAYLTVLFCMLVPLTDIVCKNILKINYPLESHQSGLIALLLSFVAFLVCGMLSRSGERKWVDYGALARREDALAREQSASAKSIALEVSA, from the coding sequence ATGTATTTGGTCGACTGGTTTGTACTGGTGGTATTACTCCTCGCCCTGCTGGGTGTGGGCTGGTGGTGCCGCCGTTACATGCGCAGCGTCGCCGATTTCGTCGTGGTCAACCGCAAGATGCGCAAATACTTGGGGCTGAGCACCTGGAGTGCCGAAGGGGTCGGTCTGATCACCGTGGTGTATATGGCGGAGCAAGGATTCCGCGAGGGATTGGCGTATGTCTGGCTGACCCTGGCCAACATGCTGCTGTACGTCCCGCTGTTTGGCATTCTCGGCTTTGGGATTCGGCGCTATCGCGCCACGCGAGTACAAACGATTCCGCAGTTTCACGAAATGCGGTATAGCCGAGGAGTTCGCGTGTGTGTGGGTGTGGCGCTGGCGGTCGGAGGCATTCTGAATATGGCGGTGTTTCCTATCCTTTCCAGTCGCTTCCTCGTCGCGCTGCTCGACTTGCCAACCAACGTTAATCTCGTCGGTTATACTTGCGACACAGCATATCCCATCATGGCGGTCTTGATTGCAATCTCCTTGGCGCTTGCCGTCAGCGGTGGAATGGTCAGCGTGATCATCACCGACTATCTCCAATCCATCATCCTATCGTTTTCCATTTTCTTCATCACCGCGCTCATTTTTCTCAAAGTGGGATTAAGCCGAATCACCGACACCATGCAGCAAGTCATTGGCGAGCGTGCATTCAATCCACTCGCGGAGGGCGGTTACGGCGTGAGTTGGATCGTATTTTTCGTCCTTTCGGGCGTGCTAGCGCCGCTTACCTTCCCTCCTTCGACGACAAAACTCTCTTCGGCCGATAAACCCGACACAACGCGCCACATGGCGCTACTGGCGGGGCTGTTTCAGTCCGGCCGCGGCATCATTGTGCTCTTATGGGGCGTAGCGGCCTTGGCGATGTTGGGTGCCACCGCGCCCACCGGCGTTGATTCGGATCAATATGCGCGTTACGCCACGGCGACGTTCATTCGCGAAATCAGTCTCCCAGGCACATTGGGCTTGTGCATCACGGGCCTATTGTTCGCTTACTTTACGACGGGCAATAGCTACAGCGTGTCGTGGGCAGCAATTGTTGTCAACGACATCGTGCAGCCGCTGCGCAGCAAACCGCTTGAAGCCAAATCGCACATTTGGCTGATGCGTTGGGTCATCGTAGCAATCGGTTGCTTTCTGTTCTTCTGGGGCATCGTGTTTGATCCGAAGGAATCGATCTTGAGTTATATCTACCTGACAGGCGCCATTTTCACCGCCGCCGGCGTCATAACCTTTGTTGGGCTTTATTGGCGCCGAGCCAATGCCATGGGAGCGTACCTGACTGTACTGTTTTGCATGCTCGTGCCGCTCACAGACATCGTGTGCAAGAACATCCTAAAGATTAATTATCCACTTGAATCCCACCAATCCGGCCTCATCGCGCTGCTCCTGTCGTTTGTCGCGTTCTTGGTGTGTGGAATGCTGTCTCGATCGGGTGAGCGCAAGTGGGTCGATTACGGCGCTTTGGCGCGGCGCGAAGACGCGCTCGCCAGGGAGCAGTCAGCATCAGCCAAGTCAATCGCCTTGGAGGTGAGCGCATGA
- a CDS encoding GntR family transcriptional regulator, with protein sequence MAEAATGVLDQDSNDSLTARITESLQRMIKLGEFGMPMPPERQFAEIFGVSRITMRRAMSSLEEQGIIRREQGRGTYACVGPPIVSPQAVWDRSEPCVLVLTDQDETWFNPQLTPWTWHICRSLEHRLAGIGIGMSIVNSDRFLSMLAKKEERPDWLRGYMAPTHLWTPEKYETALKQNVPFVGLGRTSRSMYWNIIDPSPNPGLLEAIEDLAPGPDDLVFIPGDPYPPEVDRQVWLESCLSELHRHGVPRDHIVIRAGGMYEHQGYLAMRWYLKERGVPTMVLCDFDLCIVGVYRALAAFQEDHKIGDRPPIRFLGGNNMEIGRMLSPTLSTVSLSFDEIAERIVESLLEQQRTGKSVGVCEIPSRYIKRESSRKQP encoded by the coding sequence ATGGCTGAAGCCGCAACGGGTGTTCTAGACCAAGACTCGAACGATTCGCTCACCGCAAGAATCACGGAATCGCTCCAGCGGATGATTAAGCTCGGCGAATTCGGCATGCCAATGCCGCCGGAGCGGCAATTCGCAGAGATCTTCGGCGTCAGTCGCATCACGATGCGACGCGCCATGTCGAGCCTTGAAGAGCAAGGCATCATCCGGCGCGAGCAAGGGCGGGGCACCTATGCCTGCGTCGGTCCGCCGATTGTCTCTCCGCAAGCAGTCTGGGATCGAAGCGAGCCTTGCGTGCTAGTGCTCACGGACCAGGACGAGACGTGGTTTAATCCACAGCTTACGCCGTGGACGTGGCACATCTGCCGGTCTCTGGAGCATCGCCTGGCCGGCATCGGAATTGGCATGAGCATTGTCAACAGCGATCGCTTTCTTAGCATGCTTGCCAAGAAGGAGGAGCGCCCGGATTGGCTGCGCGGTTATATGGCCCCCACGCATCTTTGGACGCCTGAAAAGTATGAGACCGCGCTGAAACAAAACGTGCCCTTTGTCGGGCTGGGTCGCACCTCGCGATCGATGTATTGGAATATTATCGACCCTTCGCCCAACCCCGGTCTGCTCGAAGCCATCGAAGACCTGGCGCCAGGCCCCGACGATCTCGTGTTCATTCCCGGCGATCCTTATCCTCCCGAAGTGGATCGTCAGGTCTGGCTGGAATCCTGCCTGTCAGAACTTCACCGCCACGGCGTGCCGCGCGACCATATTGTGATTCGCGCCGGCGGAATGTACGAACATCAAGGCTATCTCGCCATGCGTTGGTACTTGAAAGAACGCGGCGTGCCAACCATGGTACTTTGCGACTTCGACCTTTGCATCGTCGGCGTCTACCGTGCCTTGGCGGCATTCCAGGAGGATCACAAAATTGGCGATCGGCCTCCCATTCGGTTTTTGGGAGGCAACAATATGGAGATTGGCAGAATGCTGAGTCCGACCTTGAGCACAGTCAGCCTCAGCTTCGACGAAATTGCTGAGCGAATTGTGGAATCGCTGTTGGAACAGCAGCGCACGGGTAAATCCGTGGGCGTATGCGAGATACCCTCGCGTTACATTAAGCGAGAGTCGTCCCGCAAGCAGCCGTGA
- a CDS encoding phytanoyl-CoA dioxygenase family protein — MTLYESQVAQFHSDGYLVIENLFDPAEMDLLLKIAKADQAMARDSYGRKDTQGGVSKLWLSYELGDDIYSTICRTSRVVEPLEQLLGRPIFHFHHKMMQKEPYVGGAWEWHQDYGYWYRNEGFLFPDMASCLIAVDRAIRENGCLQVIRGSHRLGRIEHGMAADQVGADPARVEGALKQLELVYCELSSGSALFFHGNLLHASAQNKSPNPRWSFIGCYSTVDNPTLNRPADAYDRNLVSCEDDDVLRVGHRTWNEMQLSIASPTST; from the coding sequence ATGACGCTTTATGAGTCCCAAGTCGCACAATTTCACTCGGACGGTTATCTCGTCATCGAAAACCTGTTCGACCCCGCCGAGATGGACCTGCTATTGAAAATTGCCAAGGCCGATCAAGCGATGGCCCGCGACAGCTACGGACGAAAGGACACCCAAGGAGGCGTCAGCAAGTTGTGGCTTTCCTATGAACTAGGCGACGATATCTATAGCACTATCTGCCGCACATCGCGGGTGGTCGAGCCGCTCGAGCAGTTGCTGGGCAGACCGATCTTTCATTTCCATCACAAGATGATGCAGAAAGAGCCCTACGTCGGCGGCGCGTGGGAATGGCATCAAGACTATGGCTATTGGTACCGCAATGAAGGGTTTTTGTTTCCCGACATGGCCAGTTGCTTGATTGCCGTTGATCGCGCCATCCGCGAGAACGGCTGCCTGCAGGTGATCCGCGGCTCGCATCGGCTCGGCCGCATCGAGCACGGCATGGCGGCCGATCAAGTCGGAGCCGATCCGGCGCGTGTCGAAGGAGCGCTCAAGCAATTGGAACTCGTGTACTGTGAGCTTTCGTCAGGCAGCGCACTCTTTTTTCACGGCAACTTGCTCCACGCGTCGGCGCAGAACAAAAGCCCCAACCCACGGTGGTCGTTTATCGGCTGTTACAGCACGGTCGATAATCCAACGCTCAATCGTCCCGCCGATGCGTACGATCGCAATTTGGTGTCTTGTGAGGACGACGACGTCTTGCGCGTCGGCCATCGGACTTGGAATGAAATGCAGCTATCGATCGCCAGCCCAACCAGCACATGA
- a CDS encoding 3-oxoacyl-ACP reductase FabG, which translates to MSDAFKHSVALVTGASSGIGRAIALALGAKGARVGVNCHNNRSAAAEVTNQIEKAGGQATVLQADVSVASEVDRMFAELATAFGNRLEMLVNCAGDWMDKTPIIECPEAHWDRMFAVNAKSVFLCCQQAARRMMPNQRGAIVNIGSVAGHTGGGGGTVPYAAAKAAVHTLTRGLAKELGPHGIRVNAVAPGMIETPMLTGRVPDDARARLQATTPLGRFGLPEEIAPLVLLLLDPSAASYITGQVIEIDGGLLMR; encoded by the coding sequence ATGAGCGACGCCTTCAAACATTCGGTAGCACTAGTGACCGGTGCCAGTTCCGGCATCGGGCGAGCGATTGCGCTGGCGCTGGGCGCCAAAGGCGCGCGCGTGGGAGTGAATTGCCATAACAATCGCTCAGCCGCAGCCGAGGTTACCAATCAAATTGAAAAGGCCGGCGGTCAAGCTACAGTGCTCCAAGCCGATGTCTCAGTTGCCAGTGAAGTCGACCGGATGTTTGCCGAACTAGCAACTGCGTTCGGCAACCGTCTCGAGATGCTCGTCAATTGCGCCGGCGATTGGATGGACAAAACGCCGATCATCGAATGCCCGGAAGCACATTGGGACCGCATGTTCGCGGTCAACGCAAAAAGCGTCTTCCTCTGCTGCCAACAAGCGGCGCGGAGGATGATGCCAAATCAGCGCGGCGCGATCGTCAACATCGGCTCGGTGGCCGGTCACACGGGGGGCGGAGGCGGAACAGTACCGTACGCAGCAGCCAAAGCCGCGGTGCATACCCTGACACGTGGCCTAGCCAAAGAACTAGGCCCCCATGGCATCCGTGTGAACGCAGTTGCACCGGGAATGATCGAAACACCGATGCTCACCGGCCGTGTGCCGGACGACGCACGCGCGCGACTCCAAGCCACAACACCGCTAGGGCGATTTGGCCTCCCCGAGGAAATCGCCCCCTTGGTGTTACTGCTACTGGATCCATCGGCTGCGTCCTACATCACCGGCCAAGTCATCGAAATCGACGGCGGATTATTGATGCGATGA
- a CDS encoding aldehyde dehydrogenase has protein sequence MPYQMYIDGRWCDATSGETYDAVNPALGRSFDQVAKGGREDARRAIAKANEARKSWRKVPLWERCAYCIKVADILDQKKEELADILCTELGKPRHGEAKMEADEASVPWRIAAEQAKYFEAYTKPCADPKKRVLTFWRPRGVVTALTPWNFPAAIPGEYLPFAMVMGNTVTWSPAPTAAATACKLMECIHEAGVPRGVVNLVTGPGSEVGDELVANPGTHAVGMTGSPQTAEIITRRAGIKPCLFELGGNGPIVILPDADPRQIAAAVGFACFFAAGQVCSAGERILVADNLKCDFVDAMVEEAGRWRWGDPWDKQVIMGPQNNLGVVNKVAAHLQDATAKGARIAAGGKRPDSPGFFYEPTVLVDYAIDSLVNKEETFGPVAPIASFKTDDEAWQYINACNLGLVSAVFTRDVDRAWHWAEELDTGMTIVNDWTHFWEHHLPFGGLAANRSGIGRIGGRHTLEFMSDLKIIAFNLGTPSMETSYGAAPS, from the coding sequence ATGCCCTACCAGATGTATATCGACGGCCGCTGGTGCGACGCCACCTCCGGCGAAACTTACGACGCTGTCAATCCGGCCCTTGGCAGATCGTTTGACCAAGTCGCCAAAGGCGGCCGCGAGGACGCCAGGCGCGCCATTGCCAAAGCCAATGAGGCGCGCAAGTCGTGGCGCAAAGTGCCGCTTTGGGAACGCTGCGCCTATTGCATCAAGGTTGCCGACATCCTGGATCAGAAAAAAGAAGAGCTGGCCGACATTCTCTGCACCGAACTCGGCAAGCCGCGCCACGGCGAAGCCAAAATGGAAGCGGACGAGGCGTCTGTCCCGTGGCGAATCGCTGCGGAGCAAGCCAAATATTTTGAGGCCTACACCAAGCCCTGCGCTGATCCAAAAAAACGAGTGCTCACCTTCTGGCGTCCGCGGGGCGTGGTCACAGCGTTAACTCCTTGGAATTTCCCTGCAGCGATCCCCGGCGAATACTTGCCATTCGCCATGGTGATGGGGAACACCGTCACCTGGTCCCCCGCTCCCACGGCGGCCGCCACTGCTTGCAAGCTGATGGAATGCATTCACGAAGCCGGCGTTCCACGCGGTGTCGTCAATCTAGTCACTGGCCCAGGAAGCGAAGTCGGCGACGAACTCGTCGCCAATCCAGGCACGCACGCCGTCGGCATGACCGGCAGCCCACAGACGGCCGAAATCATCACCCGCCGCGCCGGGATCAAACCGTGTTTATTCGAACTAGGCGGCAATGGGCCGATTGTGATTCTGCCCGACGCCGATCCGCGCCAAATTGCCGCTGCAGTCGGCTTTGCCTGCTTTTTCGCCGCGGGCCAAGTCTGCTCCGCGGGTGAACGAATCCTGGTTGCCGACAATTTGAAGTGTGACTTCGTCGATGCGATGGTCGAAGAAGCTGGCCGCTGGCGGTGGGGCGACCCGTGGGACAAACAAGTCATTATGGGACCGCAAAACAATCTCGGAGTGGTCAATAAGGTGGCCGCGCATCTGCAGGATGCCACGGCGAAAGGCGCGCGCATCGCCGCCGGCGGCAAGCGACCCGATTCGCCCGGATTTTTCTACGAGCCCACGGTGCTAGTCGATTATGCCATCGATAGCCTCGTCAATAAAGAAGAAACGTTCGGCCCAGTCGCACCCATCGCGTCGTTTAAGACCGACGACGAGGCTTGGCAATATATCAACGCCTGCAATTTGGGCCTAGTCTCGGCTGTCTTCACTCGCGACGTCGATCGCGCCTGGCACTGGGCCGAAGAACTCGATACGGGCATGACGATCGTCAACGATTGGACGCACTTTTGGGAGCACCATCTCCCCTTCGGCGGCCTGGCCGCGAACCGCAGTGGCATCGGCCGCATCGGCGGCCGGCACACGCTCGAATTTATGTCGGATCTTAAGATTATCGCCTTCAACCTCGGCACGCCGAGTATGGAAACGTCGTACGGTGCCGCTCCTTCGTGA
- a CDS encoding cupin domain-containing protein, with the protein MPIEPSWIRQGDPQARGVIVMQSADRKTSSGFWSCTSGEFIWQFAWDEFIYLLEGEVAVTEPDGKTYILKAGNIAHFPLGMQTTWHVIQPVKKFFVIRTTEALSL; encoded by the coding sequence ATGCCGATCGAACCATCCTGGATTCGACAGGGTGATCCCCAGGCCCGTGGCGTGATCGTGATGCAGAGCGCGGATCGAAAAACTTCCAGCGGTTTTTGGTCCTGCACATCCGGTGAATTCATCTGGCAATTTGCGTGGGATGAGTTTATTTACTTGCTGGAGGGAGAAGTCGCAGTGACCGAACCGGACGGCAAAACCTATATCCTAAAGGCCGGCAATATCGCTCACTTTCCACTAGGCATGCAGACCACTTGGCACGTGATTCAACCCGTCAAAAAGTTCTTTGTAATTCGCACAACGGAGGCGCTCAGCCTTTGA